Proteins encoded by one window of Terriglobia bacterium:
- a CDS encoding glutamate synthase subunit beta, with the protein MGNPTGFLEIGRVNFERRPVDERIHDWKEVYKDFPEDKLKAQASRCMDCGIPFCHQGCPLGNIIPDWNDLVYRDQWQEALYRLLATNNFPEFTGRICPAPCEGSCVLGINADPVTIKNIEVSIIDRAFKEGLIRARRPKIRTGRAVAVVGSGPAGLAAAAQLNQAGHWVTVFERADRVGGLLRYGIPEFKMEKRVLDRRLDIMHEEGIMFRTNANVGLNVPVEELKREFDAILLAGGSTAPRDLWVPGRELSGIHFAMEYLPLQNKRCEGDEIADSAFITAKDKHVVIIGGGDTGADCLGTAHRQGARSIVQFELLPKPPAERAADNPWPNWPNIFRTSSAHEEGGGREFCVLTKTFTGRDGRVAQLHAVHVEFEGRNMKEVPGSEFTLDADLVLLAMGFLGPERRGMLDQLGVAINERGNVTTNAEKMTSVPGIFAAGDMARGQSLVVWAIREGRQAAKFVDKFLMGRSDLP; encoded by the coding sequence ATGGGTAATCCAACAGGTTTTCTTGAAATCGGCAGAGTCAACTTCGAACGGCGGCCGGTCGACGAGCGTATTCACGACTGGAAGGAAGTCTACAAAGACTTTCCGGAGGACAAGCTCAAAGCGCAAGCCTCGCGCTGCATGGATTGCGGCATTCCGTTCTGCCACCAGGGCTGCCCTCTCGGCAACATCATTCCCGACTGGAACGATCTCGTGTACCGCGACCAGTGGCAGGAAGCGCTGTATCGTCTGCTCGCGACCAACAACTTTCCCGAGTTCACCGGCCGCATCTGCCCGGCGCCCTGCGAAGGTTCCTGCGTGCTCGGCATCAACGCGGACCCGGTCACAATCAAAAACATCGAAGTCAGCATCATCGACCGCGCTTTTAAAGAAGGTTTGATTCGCGCCCGCCGGCCCAAAATCCGGACGGGCCGCGCTGTCGCGGTGGTGGGTTCAGGTCCCGCAGGTCTGGCGGCGGCGGCTCAATTGAATCAGGCAGGCCATTGGGTCACCGTATTCGAGCGTGCGGATCGTGTGGGGGGGTTGCTGCGATACGGCATTCCCGAATTCAAAATGGAGAAGCGCGTCCTCGACCGCCGTCTGGATATCATGCACGAAGAAGGCATCATGTTCCGGACCAATGCCAATGTCGGCTTGAATGTCCCGGTGGAAGAACTCAAACGCGAATTCGACGCCATTCTTCTTGCCGGCGGCTCCACAGCGCCGCGCGATCTGTGGGTGCCGGGCCGCGAGTTAAGCGGCATTCACTTCGCAATGGAGTATCTGCCACTCCAGAACAAACGCTGCGAAGGCGACGAAATCGCGGATTCGGCGTTCATCACGGCCAAAGATAAACACGTCGTCATCATCGGCGGTGGCGACACTGGAGCCGACTGCCTGGGAACGGCCCACCGTCAAGGCGCCCGCTCGATTGTCCAGTTTGAACTCCTGCCAAAGCCGCCGGCCGAACGCGCCGCGGACAATCCCTGGCCGAACTGGCCCAATATATTCCGCACCTCTTCAGCGCACGAGGAAGGCGGCGGCCGGGAGTTCTGCGTTCTCACCAAGACCTTTACCGGCCGTGACGGGCGCGTCGCGCAACTCCATGCGGTGCATGTCGAGTTCGAAGGGCGGAACATGAAGGAAGTGCCCGGTTCCGAGTTCACATTGGACGCCGATCTCGTTCTGCTGGCCATGGGCTTCCTTGGCCCTGAGCGCCGAGGGATGCTGGATCAACTCGGCGTTGCCATCAACGAGCGCGGCAATGTCACCACCAACGCGGAGAAGATGACGAGCGTGCCGGGCATCTTCGCGGCAGGCGACATGGCCCGCGGCCAATCCCTGGTCGTGTGGGCCATCCGTGAAGGCCGCCAGGCTGCGAAATTCGTCGACAAATTTCTGATGGGCCGTTCGGACCTTCCGTAA
- the gltB gene encoding glutamate synthase large subunit, translating into MFSALPPKQGLYDPQYEHDACGVGFVVDIAGRKSNDIVRRSLQVLVNLEHRGAKGCEENTGDGAGILIQIPHEFLKAECRKLGFELPSPGTYGVGMVCLPRDNYTQRWCMEMIAAAIERAGQKVLGWRDLPTDNSPIGDSAKAVEPVFKQVFVERNPYLKTVDDFERKLYLIRKRIEKTTGELYFGSFSARTLVYKGMLSAGQMAVYFPDLVDPRITSALAVVHQRFSTNTFPSWSLAHPFRYISHNGEINTLRGNINWMKAREALFQSELFGEEVKDLLPVIVDGGSDSSMFDNALEMLVMTGRSLPQAMMMLIPEAWDGHETMSDEKKAFYEYHSCLMEPWDGPASMVFSDGVVIGATLDRNGLRPSRYYVTKDGLVVMASEVGVLDIPAENILLKGRLQPGKMLLIDTVQGRIIDDAELKHKIASEHPYRQWLNENVVRLADLPGHPVPEPDHATVLLRQQVFGYTHEDLRILMAPMARNGEEAIGSMGTDTPLAVLSDKQPLLYNYFKQLFAQVTNPPLDAIREELVTSMSTALGPEKNLLKPEPESCHMIKILSPIMDNDDLEKLRNISVKGFRSVTLPMCFKASEGGEGMRRALQDLFETATIAIRSGATILILSDRQIDKDFAPIPSLLATSGLHHHLVREGSRTKATLIVETGDAREVHHYCLLIGYGASAVNPYLAFETLDDMIRLHLLTGIDHQKAVNHYTKAVKKGVLKVMSKMGISTLQSYRGAQIFEAVGLDQKFVDTYFTNTPSRIGGVALDDIAAETLERHRCAFPARPVRLPDLDWGGQYQWRQDGEYHMYNPESIHKLQYSTRSNNYKIFKEYSQIINTHSQKLCTLRGLMDLKFAATPVPLDAVEAVESIMKRFATGAMSFGSISKEAHETVAIAMNRIGGRSNTGEGGEDPARYILDENGDSRCSAIKQVASARFGVTSQYLVSANELQIKMAQGAKPGEGGQLPGHKVDEVIARVRHSTPGVGLISPPPHHDIYSIEDLAQLIYDLKNSNPRARISVKLVSEVGVGTIAAGVAKAHADVVLISGDSGGTGASPVTSIKHAGIPWELGLAETHQVLVQNNLRGRIVVQTDGQLKTGRDVVIAALLGAEEFGFATSALIVSGCIMMRVCHLNTCPVGVATQDPVLRQKFTGKPEYIVNYFRMIAEEVRELMAQLGFRTVDEMVGRRDRLDTQNAVEHWKAKKLDLTPVLHMAPVPANVPTRRVQSQDHGLEKALDNRIMELAKDALEHKRPVELQLQIRNANRTVGTILGSEVTRRYGVEGLPEDTIRVRFTGSAGQSFGAFLPHGISLTLEGDANDYFGKGLSGGRLMVFPPAAATFKAEQNIIIGNVALYGATSGEALIRGVAGERFAVRNSGAVAVVEGVGDHGCEYMTAGRVVVLGRTGRNFAAGMSGGVAYVVDEEGDFAQRCNLQMVDLEAIEDPQEEAFVRGLIARHADLTQSERAKQILGNWSYFREKLVKVMPLDYRRVLAEKKEQAGKTFAMVQHG; encoded by the coding sequence ATGTTTTCAGCACTGCCGCCGAAACAAGGCCTGTACGACCCTCAATACGAGCACGACGCATGCGGTGTCGGCTTTGTGGTTGATATTGCAGGCCGTAAGTCCAACGACATCGTTCGGAGGTCGCTTCAAGTACTCGTAAACCTGGAGCATCGCGGCGCCAAAGGCTGCGAGGAAAACACAGGTGATGGGGCCGGAATTCTGATTCAGATTCCGCACGAGTTCCTGAAAGCGGAGTGCAGGAAACTGGGCTTCGAGCTGCCGTCGCCCGGCACTTACGGCGTCGGCATGGTCTGCCTTCCTCGCGACAACTATACGCAGCGCTGGTGCATGGAAATGATTGCCGCCGCCATCGAGCGCGCGGGACAGAAGGTCCTGGGCTGGCGCGATCTGCCGACGGACAATTCGCCGATCGGCGATTCGGCAAAGGCCGTGGAACCTGTGTTCAAGCAGGTCTTCGTTGAACGCAATCCATATCTGAAGACGGTCGACGATTTCGAGCGAAAGCTTTACCTGATCCGGAAACGCATCGAAAAGACGACCGGCGAGCTGTATTTCGGCAGTTTCTCGGCCCGGACTCTCGTCTATAAGGGAATGCTTTCGGCCGGGCAGATGGCAGTTTACTTCCCGGACCTGGTCGATCCGCGGATCACCTCGGCTCTGGCTGTCGTTCACCAGCGGTTCAGCACGAACACGTTTCCGAGCTGGTCGCTGGCGCACCCGTTCCGCTACATCTCGCATAACGGCGAAATCAACACGCTGCGCGGCAACATCAACTGGATGAAAGCGCGCGAGGCGCTGTTTCAATCGGAGTTGTTCGGTGAAGAGGTCAAGGACCTGCTTCCGGTGATCGTCGATGGCGGCAGCGATTCCTCCATGTTCGACAACGCCCTCGAAATGCTCGTTATGACGGGCCGTTCGCTTCCTCAAGCCATGATGATGCTCATTCCGGAAGCGTGGGACGGCCACGAGACGATGAGCGACGAGAAAAAGGCCTTCTATGAATATCATTCGTGCCTGATGGAGCCGTGGGACGGTCCGGCCTCGATGGTGTTCAGCGATGGCGTTGTCATTGGAGCCACGCTGGACCGCAATGGACTGCGTCCGTCGCGTTATTACGTCACCAAAGACGGCCTTGTCGTGATGGCGTCGGAAGTCGGCGTTCTCGATATTCCCGCGGAAAATATTCTGCTCAAAGGCCGTTTGCAGCCCGGCAAGATGTTGCTGATCGACACCGTGCAGGGCCGCATCATCGACGACGCCGAACTGAAGCACAAGATCGCCAGTGAACACCCTTATCGCCAGTGGCTGAATGAAAATGTCGTCCGGCTGGCGGATCTGCCCGGCCATCCGGTGCCGGAACCCGATCACGCGACAGTACTGCTGCGGCAGCAGGTGTTCGGCTACACCCATGAGGATCTGCGGATCCTGATGGCGCCGATGGCCAGGAACGGCGAAGAGGCCATCGGGTCCATGGGCACGGACACGCCGCTGGCGGTCCTTTCGGACAAGCAGCCGTTGCTCTACAACTATTTCAAGCAGCTGTTCGCGCAGGTCACGAACCCGCCTCTGGACGCGATCCGGGAGGAACTCGTCACTTCGATGTCCACTGCGCTCGGCCCGGAGAAGAACCTTCTGAAGCCGGAACCCGAGAGCTGCCACATGATCAAGATTCTGTCGCCGATCATGGACAACGACGATCTCGAGAAGCTGCGGAACATTTCCGTCAAAGGCTTCCGCTCTGTAACGTTGCCCATGTGTTTCAAGGCATCGGAGGGCGGCGAAGGCATGCGCCGCGCGCTTCAGGATTTATTTGAAACAGCGACTATTGCCATCCGGTCCGGGGCAACGATTCTGATCCTGTCGGACCGGCAGATCGACAAAGACTTCGCTCCGATTCCGAGCCTGCTGGCGACGTCCGGTCTGCACCACCATCTGGTACGCGAGGGTTCCCGCACCAAAGCCACGCTCATTGTGGAAACGGGCGATGCGCGTGAAGTGCACCACTATTGCCTGCTGATCGGCTACGGCGCTTCCGCCGTCAATCCGTATCTGGCCTTCGAAACGCTTGACGACATGATCCGCTTGCATCTGCTTACCGGAATCGATCACCAGAAAGCGGTGAATCACTACACCAAGGCCGTCAAGAAGGGCGTGCTCAAGGTGATGTCGAAGATGGGGATTTCCACGCTCCAGAGTTACCGTGGGGCGCAGATCTTCGAAGCCGTCGGACTCGATCAGAAATTCGTCGATACGTACTTTACGAACACGCCTTCACGCATCGGCGGCGTCGCCCTGGACGACATTGCCGCGGAGACTCTCGAACGCCATCGCTGCGCGTTTCCCGCGCGCCCTGTCCGTCTTCCGGATCTCGACTGGGGCGGCCAGTATCAGTGGCGGCAGGACGGCGAGTACCATATGTACAATCCCGAGTCGATCCATAAGCTGCAGTACTCGACCCGGTCGAACAACTACAAAATCTTCAAGGAATACAGCCAGATCATCAACACGCACAGCCAGAAGCTGTGCACGCTGCGCGGGTTGATGGATCTCAAATTCGCCGCGACACCGGTTCCGCTCGACGCAGTCGAAGCGGTGGAGTCGATCATGAAACGATTCGCCACCGGCGCCATGTCGTTCGGATCGATCAGCAAAGAAGCACATGAAACCGTTGCGATCGCGATGAATCGCATCGGGGGACGCAGCAATACAGGCGAAGGCGGCGAAGATCCGGCCCGCTACATCCTCGATGAGAACGGCGACTCGCGCTGCAGCGCGATCAAACAGGTCGCATCGGCTCGCTTCGGAGTCACCAGCCAGTACCTGGTCAGCGCCAATGAATTGCAGATCAAGATGGCTCAGGGCGCGAAACCCGGCGAAGGCGGACAATTGCCCGGCCACAAGGTGGACGAGGTCATCGCGCGCGTTCGCCATTCCACGCCGGGCGTGGGATTGATTTCGCCGCCGCCGCATCACGATATTTATTCGATCGAAGATCTGGCGCAGCTGATCTACGACCTCAAGAACTCGAACCCGCGCGCGCGGATCAGCGTCAAGCTGGTTTCGGAAGTCGGCGTTGGGACGATTGCTGCCGGTGTGGCCAAGGCGCACGCGGACGTCGTCCTGATTTCGGGCGACAGCGGTGGCACAGGCGCGTCGCCGGTAACGAGCATCAAACATGCGGGCATCCCATGGGAACTCGGTCTGGCGGAGACGCACCAGGTTCTTGTCCAGAACAACCTGCGAGGCCGCATCGTCGTGCAGACCGACGGTCAGTTGAAGACCGGCCGTGACGTTGTGATTGCCGCGCTCCTGGGCGCGGAAGAGTTCGGCTTTGCCACATCGGCGCTGATTGTGTCGGGCTGCATCATGATGCGGGTCTGCCACCTCAATACCTGCCCGGTCGGTGTTGCGACGCAGGATCCCGTATTGCGGCAGAAGTTCACCGGCAAACCCGAATACATCGTCAATTACTTCCGAATGATTGCCGAGGAAGTCCGTGAACTGATGGCGCAGCTGGGCTTCCGGACCGTCGATGAAATGGTCGGCCGCCGTGACCGCCTCGACACGCAGAATGCCGTCGAACACTGGAAGGCGAAGAAGCTGGATCTGACTCCGGTTCTTCACATGGCCCCGGTTCCCGCAAATGTGCCGACCCGGCGCGTACAGAGCCAGGATCACGGCCTCGAAAAGGCGCTCGACAACCGGATCATGGAACTGGCGAAAGACGCGCTCGAACACAAAAGGCCCGTCGAGTTGCAGCTTCAGATCCGGAATGCGAACCGGACCGTCGGCACCATCCTCGGCAGCGAGGTGACACGCCGTTACGGAGTCGAAGGCCTGCCGGAAGACACCATTCGAGTTCGCTTCACCGGCTCCGCCGGTCAGAGCTTCGGCGCATTTCTGCCGCATGGCATCAGCCTGACACTGGAAGGCGATGCGAACGACTACTTCGGCAAGGGTCTCTCGGGCGGCCGGCTGATGGTATTTCCACCGGCGGCCGCAACGTTTAAAGCCGAACAGAACATCATCATCGGCAACGTCGCGCTGTATGGCGCGACTTCCGGTGAAGCGCTCATCCGGGGTGTTGCCGGAGAACGCTTCGCCGTCCGGAACAGCGGCGCTGTTGCCGTCGTCGAGGGCGTCGGAGACCATGGCTGCGAGTACATGACCGCGGGACGCGTCGTTGTCCTCGGCAGGACCGGGCGGAATTTTGCCGCGGGCATGAGCGGCGGCGTCGCTTACGTCGTCGACGAAGAAGGCGATTTCGCGCAACGCTGCAATCTTCAGATGGTCGACCTTGAAGCCATCGAGGATCCGCAGGAAGAAGCCTTCGTGCGCGGTTTGATCGCGCGCCATGCGGATCTGACGCAGAGCGAACGCGCAAAACAGATTCTGGGCAACTGGTCTTACTTCCGTGAAAAGCTGGTAAAGGTTATGCCTCTCGACTATCGGCGTGTCCTCGCAGAGAAGAAAGAGCAGGCGGGAAAGACATTCGCGATGGTGCAACATGGGTAA